The proteins below are encoded in one region of Pelagibacterium flavum:
- a CDS encoding aldehyde dehydrogenase family protein, producing the protein MTKVAEIFETLEYGPAPEAPGPALDWLAAHGRKFGHFIDGDFTRPGKTFASTNPANGEKLADISEAGKADVDKAVKAARAAFPGWSQLSGFERAKYLYAIARQIQKESRLFAVLETLDNGKPIRETRDIDIPLVARHFYHHAGWAQHLGKSFPDHVPYGVCGQIIPWNFPLLMLAWKIAPALAAGNTIVLKPAEFTSLTALLFSEICARIGLPKGVVNIVTGAGDTGEAIVTHPDIDKIAFTGSTEVGKIIRRATAGSGKGLSLELGGKSPFVVFEDADLDSAVEGLVDAIWFNQGQVCCAGSRLLVQESIETAFIAKIKQRMKTLRVGDPLDKSIDIGALVAPVQVERVLDLLKAGKAEGGEFYSPDGDMPQKGCYVRPTLVTGISPAHTLASEEIFGPVLVAMSFRTPQEAVELANNTKYGLAASVWTENVNLALDIAPQIKAGVVWINSTNQFDAAVGFGGYRESGFGREGGREGMAAYLKPAWEKKLKAAPDVKRPTPADTSETTGIDRTAKLYIGGKQARPDSGYARSVLSSGGKHLGEVGEGNRKDIRNAVEAARAALGWSNATAHNRAQVLYYLGENLDYRKTEFADRIRSMTGASANAARREVDLSVERLFAFAGWADKFDGAVHNPPARMMAVAMVEPVGVIGIAAPLESALLGAVSLLAPAIAMGNTTVLIPSSAYPLAVTDFYQVLETSDVPSGVVNIVTGDAKSLATTLAEHDGVDGIWFAGSLADSTEIEKLSAGNVKQSWTTRGLAFDWADPALEGDYLLGKATQIKNVWVPYGA; encoded by the coding sequence ATGACCAAAGTGGCGGAAATCTTTGAAACCCTCGAATACGGCCCGGCCCCCGAAGCGCCCGGCCCGGCCCTCGATTGGCTGGCGGCCCATGGCAGGAAATTCGGCCATTTCATCGATGGTGATTTCACGAGGCCAGGCAAAACCTTCGCCTCGACCAATCCGGCCAATGGCGAAAAGCTGGCCGACATTTCCGAAGCCGGCAAAGCCGATGTGGACAAGGCCGTCAAGGCGGCCCGCGCCGCGTTCCCCGGCTGGTCGCAACTGAGCGGCTTTGAGCGCGCCAAATATCTCTATGCCATCGCGCGCCAGATTCAGAAGGAAAGCCGGCTGTTTGCGGTTCTTGAAACCCTCGACAATGGCAAGCCGATCCGCGAAACCCGCGACATCGATATCCCCCTCGTCGCCCGCCATTTCTATCATCATGCCGGCTGGGCCCAGCATCTGGGGAAATCCTTCCCCGACCATGTGCCCTATGGCGTTTGCGGTCAGATCATCCCGTGGAATTTCCCGCTGCTGATGCTGGCCTGGAAGATCGCTCCGGCCCTCGCGGCGGGCAACACAATTGTCCTCAAGCCCGCCGAATTCACATCGCTGACCGCATTGCTGTTCTCCGAAATCTGCGCTCGCATCGGCCTGCCCAAGGGCGTCGTCAATATCGTCACCGGGGCCGGAGATACCGGCGAGGCCATTGTCACCCACCCCGATATCGACAAGATCGCCTTTACCGGCTCCACCGAGGTGGGCAAGATCATCCGCCGCGCCACTGCCGGTTCGGGCAAGGGTCTTTCGCTCGAGCTGGGCGGCAAATCGCCATTCGTCGTGTTCGAGGATGCCGATCTCGACAGCGCCGTCGAAGGGCTGGTCGATGCCATCTGGTTCAATCAGGGGCAGGTGTGCTGCGCGGGCTCGCGCCTTCTTGTCCAGGAATCGATCGAAACCGCCTTCATCGCCAAGATCAAGCAGCGCATGAAAACCCTGCGCGTCGGCGATCCGCTGGATAAATCCATCGATATCGGCGCGCTCGTTGCCCCCGTTCAGGTCGAACGGGTTCTCGATCTTTTGAAGGCCGGCAAGGCCGAGGGTGGCGAGTTCTATTCGCCCGATGGCGATATGCCGCAAAAGGGGTGCTATGTCCGCCCCACGCTGGTCACCGGAATTTCTCCGGCCCACACGCTGGCGTCCGAAGAAATCTTCGGCCCCGTGCTCGTCGCCATGAGCTTCCGCACACCCCAAGAGGCGGTAGAGCTGGCCAACAACACCAAATACGGTCTCGCAGCATCGGTCTGGACCGAAAACGTCAATCTCGCCCTCGATATCGCCCCTCAGATCAAGGCCGGCGTCGTGTGGATCAATTCCACCAACCAGTTCGATGCGGCGGTGGGTTTTGGCGGTTATCGCGAATCCGGCTTCGGTCGCGAAGGGGGAAGGGAAGGCATGGCCGCCTACCTCAAGCCCGCCTGGGAGAAAAAACTCAAAGCCGCCCCGGACGTGAAACGGCCCACCCCGGCCGACACAAGCGAAACAACCGGCATCGACCGCACGGCAAAGCTCTATATCGGCGGCAAGCAGGCCCGCCCCGATTCAGGCTATGCAAGGTCCGTCCTGTCGTCCGGCGGCAAGCATCTGGGCGAAGTGGGAGAGGGTAACCGCAAGGACATCCGCAACGCTGTCGAAGCGGCCCGCGCCGCCTTGGGCTGGAGCAATGCCACGGCCCATAACCGCGCCCAGGTGCTCTATTATCTCGGGGAAAATCTCGACTATCGCAAAACCGAATTTGCCGATCGCATCCGGTCGATGACCGGGGCGTCGGCCAATGCGGCGCGACGCGAGGTCGATCTTTCGGTCGAGCGGCTGTTTGCCTTTGCCGGCTGGGCCGACAAGTTCGATGGTGCCGTTCACAATCCGCCCGCCCGCATGATGGCGGTGGCCATGGTCGAACCGGTTGGCGTTATCGGCATCGCCGCCCCGCTCGAAAGCGCGCTGCTCGGTGCCGTTTCCCTGCTCGCCCCGGCCATTGCCATGGGCAACACCACGGTCCTGATCCCCTCATCGGCCTATCCGTTGGCCGTCACCGATTTCTATCAGGTGCTCGAAACCTCCGATGTCCCCTCCGGTGTCGTCAACATCGTCACCGGCGATGCGAAATCACTGGCCACAACCCTGGCCGAACACGATGGCGTGGACGGCATCTGGTTCGCCGGTTCTCTGGCAGACTCCACCGAAATCGAAAAGCTCTCGGCAGGCAACGTCAAGCAAAGCTGGACCACCCGCGGACTTGCCTTCGATTGGGCCGACCCGGCATTGGAGGGCGATTACCTCCTAGGCAAAGCCACCCAGATCAAAAATGTCTGGGTGCCGTACGGAGCCTGA
- the deoC gene encoding deoxyribose-phosphate aldolase, with protein sequence MSLKIVDSQSHATGHKRNPGFPLDLDWVERVRMNRSALERRAGTIGARRSVKKDHQLAWLLKAVSLMDLTTLNSDDTQGRVERLCAKARNPIRADLVEAMGVKKLGITPAAVCVYHNFVATAVKALEGTNIPVAAVSTAFPHGLTPLKIRLAEIEASVEDGAKEIDIVIERGMVLSGDWQGLYDQVRAMRAACGEAHIKTILGTGELATLTNVAKASLVCMLAGADFIKTSTGKEKTNATLPTSLAMVRMIRWFHEQTGIEIGYKPAGGISKAKDALTYMALMREELGRNWLEPHLFRFGASSLLTDIERQIEHGITGHYAADYRFAMA encoded by the coding sequence ATGAGTCTCAAGATCGTCGACAGCCAGAGCCACGCCACCGGCCACAAGCGCAATCCGGGCTTTCCGCTCGATCTCGATTGGGTCGAACGCGTGCGCATGAACCGCTCGGCGCTCGAACGCCGCGCCGGAACGATCGGCGCCCGCCGCTCGGTCAAAAAGGACCACCAGCTTGCCTGGCTTTTGAAGGCCGTGTCACTGATGGATCTGACCACGCTCAATTCCGATGACACGCAGGGCCGGGTCGAACGCCTGTGCGCCAAGGCCCGCAATCCCATCCGCGCCGATCTGGTCGAAGCCATGGGCGTCAAAAAGCTGGGCATCACCCCGGCGGCGGTCTGCGTGTACCACAATTTCGTTGCGACCGCCGTCAAGGCGCTCGAGGGTACAAATATCCCCGTCGCCGCGGTTTCCACCGCCTTCCCCCACGGCCTGACCCCCCTCAAGATACGTCTTGCGGAAATCGAGGCTTCGGTCGAGGACGGCGCGAAGGAAATCGACATCGTCATCGAGCGCGGCATGGTGCTCAGCGGCGATTGGCAGGGACTTTACGATCAGGTCCGTGCCATGCGCGCCGCCTGTGGCGAAGCTCACATCAAGACCATTCTTGGCACCGGCGAGTTGGCAACGCTCACCAATGTCGCCAAGGCTTCGCTGGTCTGCATGCTGGCCGGCGCCGATTTCATCAAGACCTCGACCGGCAAGGAAAAGACCAACGCGACCCTGCCCACCTCATTGGCCATGGTCCGCATGATCCGCTGGTTTCATGAGCAGACCGGCATCGAGATCGGCTACAAGCCGGCCGGCGGCATTTCAAAAGCCAAGGACGCGCTCACTTATATGGCGCTGATGCGTGAGGAACTGGGCCGCAACTGGCTCGAACCCCACCTGTTCCGCTTTGGCGCCTCCTCGCTTTTGACCGATATCGAACGCCAGATCGAACACGGCATCACCGGCCACTACGCCGCCGATTACCGCTTCGCGATGGCCTGA
- a CDS encoding purine-nucleoside phosphorylase encodes MAKAQKTIRNLAGDTPIDAALILGSGLSDIGDLLTDKVTIPFSDLKGFPQGGVSGHGKDLLIGQMGSRRLAILTGRQHYYEHGDPAAMRPALETLAELGAKTLLLTNSAGSLDHDVPPGNLMLLSDHINYAGVNPLIGEDTDARFVNMVDAYDPELRATTHAVAARLEIALKEGIYMWYSGPSFETPAEIRMAQTLGANAVGMSTVPEVILARFLGLKVWACSSITNMGAGMAQEVISHTQTKDVAKYGAEKLKRLIPALMEEI; translated from the coding sequence ATGGCCAAGGCACAAAAGACCATCCGCAATCTGGCGGGCGATACCCCGATCGATGCCGCGCTGATCCTGGGCTCGGGCCTGTCGGACATCGGCGACCTGCTGACCGACAAGGTCACGATCCCCTTTTCCGATCTCAAGGGCTTCCCCCAGGGCGGCGTTTCCGGCCACGGCAAGGATCTGCTCATCGGCCAGATGGGCTCCCGGCGTCTCGCCATCCTCACCGGCCGTCAGCACTATTACGAGCATGGCGACCCCGCCGCCATGCGCCCGGCGCTTGAAACCCTTGCCGAACTCGGCGCCAAAACGCTGCTCCTGACCAATTCCGCCGGCTCGCTCGATCACGACGTTCCGCCCGGCAATCTGATGCTGCTCTCCGATCACATCAATTACGCCGGCGTCAATCCGCTGATCGGCGAGGATACCGACGCCCGCTTCGTCAACATGGTCGATGCCTACGATCCCGAGTTGCGCGCCACGACCCACGCGGTCGCCGCCCGCCTCGAAATCGCCCTCAAGGAGGGCATCTATATGTGGTATTCTGGCCCCAGCTTCGAAACGCCGGCCGAAATCCGCATGGCCCAGACCCTGGGTGCAAACGCGGTCGGCATGTCCACGGTCCCCGAGGTGATCCTGGCGCGGTTCCTGGGCCTTAAGGTCTGGGCCTGTTCCTCGATCACCAATATGGGCGCCGGCATGGCTCAGGAGGTCATCTCCCACACCCAGACCAAGGACGTGGCGAAATACGGGGCCGAGAAATTGAAGCGCCTCATCCCGGCGCTGATGGAGGAGATATGA
- a CDS encoding cytidine deaminase, with protein MATLSPQDKTLFDAAEAVRARAYAPYSNFHVGAAILADDGNIYSGCNVENAAYPVGNCAEPSAIAAMLAGGGKRIEKIFVTGPGTTPVTPCGGCRQRIREFASETTPIICLGVEGEPLFTTLGELLPHSFGPEFLNRA; from the coding sequence ATGGCAACACTTTCGCCTCAGGACAAAACCCTGTTCGACGCAGCCGAGGCCGTCCGCGCCCGCGCCTACGCGCCCTATTCGAACTTCCATGTCGGCGCCGCCATCCTTGCCGATGACGGAAACATCTATTCGGGCTGCAATGTCGAAAACGCCGCCTACCCGGTGGGCAATTGCGCCGAACCCTCGGCCATTGCCGCCATGCTGGCCGGCGGCGGCAAGCGCATCGAAAAGATCTTCGTGACGGGCCCCGGCACAACCCCCGTCACCCCCTGCGGCGGCTGCCGCCAGCGCATCCGCGAATTCGCCTCCGAAACCACTCCGATCATCTGCCTCGGGGTCGAAGGCGAGCCGCTCTTTACGACGCTGGGCGAACTTCTGCCGCACTCTTTCGGCCCGGAATTTTTGAACCGGGCCTAA
- a CDS encoding ABC transporter permease translates to MEDIISVLTTTIRVSTPLILACLAGLYSERSGIVDIGLEGKLLGSAFGAAVVASVTGNVWLGLMAGIGVSLMFSAVHGLASINFRGNQIISGVALNFLASGLTVFLGAAWFGRGGNTPALSGGARFYGIELPFARELAGVPVIGPIYSGLLSGHTILTYLAFLAVPLTAWVLWRTRFGLRLRAVGENPKALDTAGMSVSFLRYKALAITAVLVGTGGAYLSTAQAASFSREMSSGRGYIALAALIFAKWRPYPALGACLLFGFLEAMQYRLQGVELPLIGAVPTQAMQALPYVLTILLLAGFVGRAIAPKAAGQPYVKER, encoded by the coding sequence ATGGAAGACATTATCTCGGTTCTCACCACCACCATCCGCGTCTCGACCCCGCTGATCCTCGCCTGCCTCGCCGGCCTTTACTCCGAGCGCTCCGGCATCGTCGATATCGGGCTCGAGGGCAAGCTGCTCGGCTCGGCCTTCGGCGCCGCCGTCGTGGCCTCGGTCACCGGCAATGTCTGGCTCGGGCTCATGGCCGGCATCGGCGTATCACTGATGTTTTCGGCCGTGCACGGCCTCGCCTCGATCAATTTCCGCGGCAATCAGATCATTTCCGGCGTGGCGCTCAATTTCCTCGCCTCGGGCCTCACCGTCTTTCTGGGCGCCGCCTGGTTCGGCCGTGGCGGCAACACGCCCGCCCTGTCCGGCGGTGCCCGCTTTTACGGCATCGAATTGCCCTTCGCGCGCGAGCTGGCCGGCGTTCCGGTCATCGGCCCCATCTATTCGGGGCTCCTGTCCGGACACACGATCCTCACTTATCTCGCCTTCCTCGCCGTGCCATTGACCGCATGGGTGCTCTGGCGCACCCGCTTCGGGCTGCGCCTGCGCGCGGTGGGCGAAAATCCAAAGGCCCTGGACACCGCCGGCATGTCGGTGAGCTTCCTGCGCTACAAGGCCCTTGCCATAACCGCCGTTCTGGTTGGCACAGGCGGGGCGTATCTCTCGACGGCCCAGGCCGCCAGCTTCTCGCGTGAAATGAGCTCGGGCCGTGGCTATATCGCGCTCGCGGCGCTCATCTTCGCCAAGTGGAGACCCTATCCCGCCCTCGGCGCCTGCCTCCTGTTCGGCTTCCTTGAAGCCATGCAATACCGCCTGCAAGGCGTCGAACTCCCGCTGATCGGCGCTGTCCCCACCCAGGCCATGCAGGCTCTGCCCTACGTCCTCACCATCCTGCTGCTTGCCGGCTTTGTCGGTCGCGCCATCGCGCCCAAGGCGGCCGGCCAGCCCTATGTCAAGGAGCGGTGA
- a CDS encoding ABC transporter permease, with translation MPLPRWVDVILLPVLNVTLAFIIGGIVVLIVGENPIEAVRIMLYGAFGYGYGFGFTLYYTTNFIFAGLAVAVAFHGGLFNIGGEGQAYVGGLGAILVALAVGGLHWAFALPLIMIASALFAGAWAFIPGYLQAKRGSHVVITTIMMNFIATSMMSYIISRILKPENINSDESARIVDVTRVPFLSEWIPLLRNTPVNISFILAILALVGVYILIWHTKFGYALRTMGHNGTAARYAGMSNAKLIMATMAISGALVGMVAVNDTAGAHGRLILGYVAGTGFVGIAVAFMGKAHPIGVGLSALLFGVLYQGGQELAFTMPAITREMIVTIQALVILFTGAMSNMLRRPVEFAFMATRQKRDPDPVPQEKGA, from the coding sequence ATGCCCTTGCCCCGCTGGGTCGATGTCATCCTTCTGCCGGTGCTCAACGTCACGCTGGCCTTCATCATCGGGGGCATCGTCGTTCTGATCGTGGGTGAAAACCCGATAGAAGCCGTGCGTATCATGCTCTATGGCGCCTTCGGCTATGGCTACGGGTTCGGCTTCACGCTCTATTACACCACCAATTTCATCTTTGCCGGCCTTGCCGTCGCCGTGGCCTTTCATGGCGGGCTGTTCAATATCGGCGGCGAAGGGCAGGCCTATGTCGGCGGGCTCGGCGCCATCCTGGTCGCTCTGGCCGTCGGTGGCTTGCACTGGGCCTTCGCCCTGCCGCTCATCATGATCGCCTCGGCGCTTTTCGCCGGCGCCTGGGCCTTCATTCCCGGCTATCTGCAGGCCAAGCGCGGCAGCCATGTGGTTATCACCACCATCATGATGAACTTCATCGCCACCTCGATGATGAGCTACATCATCTCGCGCATTCTCAAGCCCGAAAACATCAACTCCGACGAGAGCGCCCGCATCGTCGATGTGACCCGTGTGCCGTTCCTGTCCGAATGGATACCCTTGCTGCGCAACACCCCGGTCAACATCTCCTTCATCCTCGCCATTCTCGCCCTGGTCGGCGTCTACATCCTGATCTGGCACACCAAATTCGGCTACGCCCTGCGCACCATGGGACACAACGGCACCGCCGCGCGCTATGCGGGCATGTCCAACGCAAAGCTCATCATGGCCACCATGGCCATTTCCGGCGCGCTGGTCGGCATGGTCGCCGTCAACGACACCGCCGGCGCCCACGGACGCCTGATTTTGGGTTACGTCGCTGGCACCGGCTTTGTCGGCATCGCCGTGGCCTTCATGGGCAAGGCGCACCCGATCGGGGTGGGGCTCTCGGCGCTGCTCTTCGGGGTGCTCTATCAGGGCGGGCAGGAGCTGGCCTTTACCATGCCCGCCATCACCCGCGAGATGATCGTCACCATCCAGGCCCTCGTGATCCTCTTCACCGGCGCCATGAGCAACATGCTGCGCCGTCCGGTCGAATTTGCCTTCATGGCCACCCGGCAGAAGCGAGACCCCGATCCCGTGCCGCAAGAGAAGGGGGCATAG